The region TCTGGCCAACTACACCCTCATGTTGCTCCCCCACCTCTATCCCCTGCAAACACATGCAAACACCAGGCCCTTTTCCTCCTTACTGGTGAGATAGTGTCAAGGAAGAAATTTGTTTTCAGTGCTCGGCCGTGATCCAGACGTTATCCCTCAGTGTCTGCCTAACAGTGGACCTGTCTGTCTGACCCCAAGTCCGCTGGGCCCaccgccctccctcccctcccacacctgcctcttcccttccttccccctcccacatcACAGAACATGCAGACACACACTATATGTCACAAtaggcaaattttattttacttgtcacCATCGTGTGCCGTCAGTGTAAAATTCGATGTCCATTACCCGGCAGCCAGCCCTCTGGAGACTTCACAGGTGGTTTTGAGGTCTCTGGTCTCACTTTTAAGTTAGTAGCTGCCCGGGCCATCACTTGGGTTGCTGGAGATCTCCTCGTCACTCGAGTGGCTGGAGATCTCCTTGTCCCTTGAAGTGCTGGGCATCTCCTCGTCCCTTGAGGTGCTGGGCATCTCATCGTCCCTTGAGGTGCTGGGCATCTCCTCGTCCTTTCGGATTTGCTTCAGCTCTTTTTGCTGCAGTTCCTGATTCAGCCGGTGATAGTGGCCGAATAGTGTTGGCTTTTTCCCTTTTGGGGGTTGAATTGAGAGGGTGGTCACTTCTGCAGCAGCTTTTTTCCTCAGACTCCCTTGGAGGGGTCTTTTACGCTTCAAGGTTGTCTTGGGCGCCTGGAAGGACAACAGGGCGATCACAGAAGGGCAACTGTTTGGGGGAAGAGGATGCAGGAGGCATGGGAACAggggcttcctgggaaggagTGTGGGCTGAGGGAGGTTGTGCCAGGCGAGGACAGGGGAGGGGTCTTGGGAGAAAGGGGTCAAGGGGAAGATGAGAAGGAGCTTGGGTGGTCATCtcaccttgccctttcctctggacttgGGTGGACAGGgggtcttcctctccttccccgcTTTGGTGTTTCTGGTGGGCTGTGGTGTCCTGGTCTCCTTCGCCATgtcagcactgcccagtggtctgtcccagggcccctggcctccctatATATATCCTGCCCAGGACAATGAGCAGCCACACCCTAGGCTTTGTTTGGTCAgcaagcccctcccccagcccctctagCCCTGTCCAGGGAGGGGTGGCTTAGACATCACAATGGCCCATCCTGACACctctgggagtggggggaggccaaGGTGCCCTGGCTGGAAAAGGGAACGTTTCCTTAGCACCCCTTCAGAGCCTTCCAAACAGACCTGCCACACGCCTCACTGTTCAGTTCTGGAGGGTCACAAGGCAAGGAGAGGGTGTCTCCTCCACGCCCTTCCCCACGGCCACCtgattcagtggctcattctgtcctctcccacccttcaccattacctggtttttgtgtgtCCTACCTACCATCCACCCACA is a window of Cynocephalus volans isolate mCynVol1 chromosome X, mCynVol1.pri, whole genome shotgun sequence DNA encoding:
- the LOC134368530 gene encoding spermatid nuclear transition protein 4-like — protein: MAKETRTPQPTRNTKAGKERKTPCPPKSRGKGKAPKTTLKRKRPLQGSLRKKAAAEVTTLSIQPPKGKKPTLFGHYHRLNQELQQKELKQIRKDEEMPSTSRDDEMPSTSRDEEMPSTSRDKEISSHSSDEEISSNPSDGPGSY